A window of the Cystobacter fuscus genome harbors these coding sequences:
- a CDS encoding polysaccharide lyase has protein sequence MKRIGMVALLLTLPLVALASPVWKGDFESGDLSQWTGKQEVASDRLQVVSSPDRQSQYALKVTVRKGDDPINASGNRNELFHYGNETEGSEYYYKWSTMFAPDFPSANTWQLFTQWHQDGTSGSPPLEFYAWGENIYLRLEGRDDRVVWSAPLVRDQWLDFVLHVKWSSDPEVGFVELYYNGELALPQEFTPTLFGGMQNYLKQGLYRDESIDSVGVVFHSGMEQATSLEDVFPTVAGAPGPSSTSPQTPGMGSQAPSSMNPGAEMPGDLVDPAVGCSASGGSVGGLGLFAALALWGGRIFKRRARGGS, from the coding sequence ATGAAGCGGATTGGCATGGTTGCCCTGCTGCTGACCCTCCCCCTGGTGGCACTGGCGTCACCTGTGTGGAAGGGAGACTTCGAATCCGGAGACCTCTCCCAGTGGACCGGCAAGCAAGAAGTCGCCTCGGATCGACTCCAGGTCGTTTCCTCCCCCGATCGCCAGAGCCAGTACGCCCTCAAGGTGACGGTGCGCAAGGGGGATGATCCCATCAACGCGAGCGGCAACCGCAATGAGCTCTTCCACTATGGGAACGAGACCGAGGGCTCGGAGTACTACTACAAGTGGAGCACCATGTTCGCGCCGGACTTCCCGAGCGCGAACACCTGGCAACTCTTCACCCAGTGGCACCAAGACGGTACCAGCGGCTCGCCGCCGCTGGAGTTCTATGCCTGGGGCGAGAACATCTACCTGCGCCTGGAGGGCCGGGACGATCGGGTCGTCTGGAGCGCCCCGCTGGTGCGTGACCAGTGGCTCGACTTCGTCCTGCACGTGAAGTGGTCGTCCGACCCGGAGGTCGGCTTCGTCGAGCTGTATTACAATGGCGAACTCGCCCTTCCCCAGGAGTTCACGCCCACCCTGTTCGGTGGCATGCAGAACTATCTCAAACAGGGCTTGTACCGGGACGAGAGCATCGATTCGGTGGGCGTCGTCTTCCACTCCGGCATGGAGCAGGCGACGTCGCTGGAAGACGTGTTCCCCACGGTGGCGGGCGCTCCGGGGCCTTCCTCCACGAGCCCACAGACGCCGGGCATGGGCTCGCAGGCTCCCTCGTCGATGAACCCGGGTGCGGAGATGCCCGGGGACCTCGTCGATCCGGCCGTGGGATGCTCCGCGTCGGGTGGCTCCGTGGGCGGCCTGGGGCTGTTCGCCGCGCTCGCCCTGTGGGGCGGCCGGATCTTCAAGCGCCGCGCCCGCGGGGGCTCTTGA
- a CDS encoding HAD family hydrolase, with product MPTPHSVPMARPLTVLVLAGCLASAPLACTGPQGPEGPVGGDGSLTPRRLLDDKIGRWLPDNRERLNALIRDVGIASPAFDPRNRPVAVFDWDNTLVKNDLGDATFFWMLRHDKVLQPTGRDWSTTSRHLTVEARTALSTACDPAGEPGQPLRTSEHAACADELVSIYTGGKTRAAQAAWDKQLTLTLNTAYAWVAQLQAGYTPEEVRGFARSAYAENAFNPVGTTQTVGSVTGLAYHVRVYEEMVDLVETMQDNGFDVWVLTASPQFVIDAVSEQLIGVKPNRVVGIRSVTDAQGRLTAHLQGCGPVADGEDTLITYDQGKRCWINKAIYHLPAEQQLARQPDERQRQVFAAGDSDTDLAFMQDATRLKLALNRNKVQLMCNAYANVRGTWLVQPMFVRPAAQAATPYPCTTAVDAAGQPLVDEDGQRFTQDFEDRVHQLP from the coding sequence ATGCCGACTCCCCACTCCGTCCCCATGGCCAGGCCCCTGACCGTTCTCGTCCTGGCCGGCTGTCTCGCCAGTGCGCCCCTCGCCTGTACGGGCCCACAGGGTCCCGAAGGGCCCGTGGGCGGCGATGGCTCGCTCACCCCCCGGCGGCTGCTGGATGACAAGATTGGACGCTGGCTGCCGGACAACCGCGAGCGGCTCAACGCGCTGATTCGGGACGTGGGGATCGCCAGCCCGGCGTTCGACCCCAGGAACCGCCCCGTGGCCGTGTTCGACTGGGACAACACCCTGGTGAAGAACGATCTCGGGGACGCCACCTTCTTCTGGATGCTCCGGCACGACAAGGTGCTCCAACCCACGGGGAGGGACTGGAGCACCACCAGCCGCCACCTGACGGTGGAGGCCCGGACGGCCCTCTCCACCGCGTGTGACCCGGCTGGCGAGCCGGGACAGCCCCTGCGCACGAGCGAACACGCCGCATGCGCCGACGAGCTCGTCAGCATCTACACCGGCGGCAAGACGCGAGCGGCCCAGGCGGCCTGGGACAAGCAGCTCACCCTCACCCTCAATACCGCCTACGCCTGGGTGGCCCAGCTCCAGGCGGGCTACACCCCCGAGGAGGTTCGCGGCTTCGCCCGGTCCGCCTACGCGGAGAACGCCTTCAATCCCGTCGGCACCACGCAGACGGTGGGGAGCGTCACGGGGCTCGCCTACCACGTGCGGGTGTACGAGGAGATGGTGGACCTCGTGGAGACGATGCAGGACAACGGCTTCGACGTCTGGGTGCTCACCGCCTCGCCCCAGTTCGTCATCGACGCCGTGTCCGAGCAGCTCATCGGCGTCAAACCCAACCGGGTGGTGGGCATCCGCTCGGTGACGGACGCCCAGGGCCGGTTGACGGCGCACCTGCAGGGCTGCGGACCCGTGGCCGATGGCGAGGACACCCTCATCACCTACGACCAGGGCAAGCGCTGCTGGATCAACAAGGCCATCTACCACCTGCCCGCGGAGCAGCAGCTCGCGCGTCAGCCGGACGAGCGCCAGCGCCAGGTCTTCGCGGCGGGGGACTCGGACACGGACCTGGCCTTCATGCAGGACGCGACGCGGCTCAAGCTCGCCCTCAACCGCAACAAGGTCCAGCTCATGTGCAACGCCTACGCGAACGTCCGGGGCACGTGGCTCGTGCAGCCCATGTTCGTGCGGCCCGCCGCCCAGGCCGCCACCCCGTACCCCTGCACCACCGCGGTGGACGCGGCCGGTCAGCCCCTCGTGGACGAAGATGGGCAGCGCTTCACCCAGGACTTCGAGGACCGCGTCCACCAACTGCCTTGA
- a CDS encoding SH3 domain-containing protein yields MSHARLASATLVLLLCQTVPALAAAPPKAEKQRITAASGVKMRATPGAGGQEVARLFIGTEVRELERSEKQETVGGKTDHWYRVAAPEGQEGWVFGAFVPPFEPEQRVRTYLELASQRMADEKTPFVDRTDLANFLKRAAEQETDKASAARLELARWRAMRWVLDTILPSEVPAKVYEPWVKRQGEALIYNELGSDWLVSSSVLWSLEEKYRGLPEAEGFAWEAATTPSPGECEGYAPCYLERSKSSEGEYLRRYPTGAHVDEALKAVEQVLGTDGIAELEKDDRADVHRELNALEAALGKVKPEQKKTVMEKLKALRKAVGR; encoded by the coding sequence ATGTCCCATGCGCGTCTCGCTTCCGCCACGCTCGTCCTGTTGTTGTGCCAGACCGTCCCCGCGCTCGCGGCCGCGCCGCCGAAGGCGGAGAAGCAACGCATCACCGCGGCCTCGGGAGTGAAGATGCGCGCCACGCCGGGCGCTGGCGGGCAGGAGGTGGCCCGGCTCTTCATCGGCACGGAGGTGCGCGAACTCGAGCGCTCCGAGAAGCAGGAGACCGTGGGGGGCAAGACGGACCATTGGTACCGCGTCGCCGCGCCCGAGGGCCAGGAGGGCTGGGTCTTCGGAGCCTTCGTGCCACCCTTCGAGCCGGAGCAGCGCGTGCGGACCTATCTGGAGCTCGCCAGTCAACGCATGGCGGACGAGAAGACGCCCTTCGTGGATCGGACGGACCTGGCCAACTTCCTGAAGCGCGCGGCGGAGCAGGAGACCGACAAGGCGAGCGCGGCGCGGTTGGAGCTGGCTCGCTGGCGCGCGATGCGCTGGGTCCTGGACACCATCCTCCCCTCGGAGGTGCCAGCGAAGGTGTACGAGCCCTGGGTGAAGCGCCAGGGCGAGGCGCTCATCTACAACGAGCTGGGGAGCGATTGGCTCGTGAGCAGCAGTGTCCTGTGGTCGCTCGAGGAGAAGTACCGGGGCCTGCCCGAGGCCGAGGGGTTCGCCTGGGAGGCGGCGACAACGCCCTCCCCTGGCGAGTGCGAGGGGTATGCGCCGTGCTACCTGGAAAGGAGCAAGAGCTCGGAGGGTGAGTATCTCCGGCGCTACCCCACCGGGGCGCACGTGGACGAGGCCCTGAAGGCGGTGGAGCAGGTGCTGGGAACGGACGGCATCGCCGAGCTCGAAAAGGACGATCGCGCCGATGTGCACCGGGAGCTGAACGCGCTGGAGGCGGCGCTCGGCAAGGTGAAGCCCGAGCAGAAGAAGACCGTCATGGAGAAGCTCAAGGCCCTGCGAAAGGCCGTGGGCCGCTGA
- a CDS encoding Imm26 family immunity protein yields the protein MRPTHKPGSFLRIPLPDGSFGYGRVLELHFDAFYNYRTTEPDANLDKIASNSILFRIIVKHPYPKSWELVGWREIEERLRQPVVQFNMEVGPLRRCWIFDSIGNEREASPQECIGLEPAAVWESHGVEERLLDAFMGRPNDSLVRMWKELE from the coding sequence ATGCGGCCAACGCATAAACCAGGTTCATTTTTGAGAATTCCCCTCCCAGACGGCTCCTTCGGCTATGGAAGGGTGCTCGAATTGCATTTCGATGCTTTCTACAATTACAGGACTACTGAGCCAGACGCGAACCTGGATAAGATCGCATCCAATTCCATCCTTTTCAGGATTATTGTAAAGCATCCATACCCGAAGTCATGGGAGCTTGTTGGATGGAGAGAGATTGAGGAACGCCTGAGGCAACCCGTTGTCCAATTCAACATGGAGGTGGGTCCACTCCGGCGCTGTTGGATTTTCGATAGCATTGGCAATGAGAGAGAGGCGTCCCCTCAAGAATGTATTGGGCTCGAGCCAGCGGCTGTTTGGGAATCTCACGGTGTCGAAGAACGTCTGCTCGATGCCTTCATGGGGCGGCCCAACGACAGTTTGGTGCGCATGTGGAAGGAGTTGGAGTAG
- a CDS encoding LLM class flavin-dependent oxidoreductase: protein MARSLELGLDTFGDVTLGPGGEPLSQAQVIRDVVEQAVLADELGLDFFGVGEHHRADFAVSAPEVVLAGIATRTTRIHLGSAVTVLSSDDPVRVFQRFSTLDALARGRAEVILGRGSFTESFPLFGYELRQYETLFEEKLDLFAALLREEAVTWRGTTRAALQGQRVFPRIETGSLKTWIGVGGSPESVVRAAQYDLPMMLAIIGGDPVRFRPYAELYQRAFAQLERPVQPIGVHSPGYVAKTDAAAREEFWPHYKRMRDRIGAERGWPPMSAAEFEREVEQGSLYLGSPETVARKIAATARALGLSRFDLKYSAGPLPHDKLMRCIELYGREVVPLVRDMLG, encoded by the coding sequence ATGGCAAGATCTCTGGAACTTGGATTGGACACCTTCGGGGATGTCACCCTCGGCCCCGGTGGCGAGCCGCTCTCGCAGGCGCAGGTCATCCGCGACGTCGTGGAGCAGGCCGTCCTCGCCGACGAGCTCGGCCTCGACTTCTTCGGCGTGGGCGAGCACCACCGGGCCGACTTCGCCGTCTCCGCGCCCGAGGTCGTGCTCGCGGGGATCGCCACGCGCACGACCCGCATCCATCTCGGCTCGGCCGTGACGGTGCTGAGCTCGGACGATCCCGTGCGCGTGTTCCAGCGCTTCTCCACGCTCGACGCCCTGGCCAGGGGACGCGCGGAGGTGATCCTCGGGCGCGGCTCCTTCACCGAGTCCTTTCCGCTCTTCGGCTACGAGCTGCGCCAGTACGAGACGCTGTTCGAGGAGAAGCTCGACCTCTTCGCGGCGCTGCTCCGCGAGGAGGCCGTGACGTGGCGGGGGACGACGCGCGCCGCCCTCCAGGGGCAACGCGTGTTCCCGAGGATCGAGACCGGTTCGCTCAAGACCTGGATCGGCGTGGGTGGAAGTCCGGAGTCGGTGGTGCGCGCGGCCCAATATGACCTGCCCATGATGCTGGCCATCATCGGCGGCGACCCCGTGCGCTTCAGGCCCTATGCCGAGCTCTATCAACGCGCCTTCGCGCAGCTCGAGCGCCCCGTCCAGCCGATCGGCGTCCATTCACCCGGCTATGTGGCCAAGACGGACGCGGCGGCGCGCGAGGAGTTCTGGCCGCACTACAAGCGGATGCGCGATCGGATCGGCGCCGAGCGCGGCTGGCCCCCGATGAGCGCGGCGGAGTTCGAGCGGGAGGTCGAGCAGGGCTCGCTCTACCTCGGCTCACCCGAGACCGTCGCTCGCAAGATCGCCGCGACGGCCAGGGCCCTCGGCCTGTCCCGCTTTGATTTGAAGTACAGCGCGGGCCCGCTGCCGCACGACAAGCTCATGCGCTGCATCGAGCTGTATGGCCGCGAGGTCGTTCCCCTCGTGCGAGACATGCTCGGCTGA
- a CDS encoding lysylphosphatidylglycerol synthase transmembrane domain-containing protein translates to MKRAVKLVASLIVTLLFFWWAFQDADWESQLSVLKSANYAWVVPYFGILTLIHLARTLRWGCLLSGMERVPFGKLNEASGIGFMMLLVLPFRLGEFARPLLIAQRSSIRRSAAMTSVVLERITDGMFVAVMMRLLLFFVPTTVPGMRYVKLGANLMFAGFGGLLVFLLFSLWHQERAVRLVRSTVGRVVPGLADKVADVVDTFVGAMRQLPGPRQMVGFFLYTLLYWGLNGAGMAVLSRAFGALSLTLFQAYVLNCVLVVGVMIPAAPGMLGTFHAAIKVGLSLFLPASVVNSSGLAYANVLWLCQTLQQVGFGLLLMNAGHQSFKDLAGKLNKEQQASSLPSA, encoded by the coding sequence GTGAAACGTGCCGTGAAACTCGTCGCCAGTCTGATCGTGACCCTGCTCTTCTTCTGGTGGGCGTTCCAGGATGCGGACTGGGAGTCACAGCTGTCCGTCCTGAAGTCGGCCAACTACGCATGGGTGGTGCCGTACTTCGGCATCCTGACGCTCATCCACCTGGCGCGCACCCTGCGCTGGGGCTGCCTGTTGTCGGGGATGGAGCGGGTGCCCTTTGGCAAGCTGAACGAGGCGTCGGGTATCGGCTTCATGATGCTGCTGGTGCTGCCCTTCCGGCTGGGTGAGTTCGCCCGGCCCCTGCTCATCGCCCAGCGCAGCTCCATCCGGCGCAGCGCGGCGATGACCTCGGTGGTGCTCGAGCGCATCACGGACGGCATGTTCGTGGCCGTGATGATGCGCCTGCTGCTCTTCTTCGTGCCGACGACCGTGCCCGGGATGCGCTACGTGAAGCTGGGTGCCAACCTGATGTTCGCGGGGTTCGGGGGTCTGCTCGTCTTCCTGCTGTTCTCGCTGTGGCACCAGGAGCGCGCGGTGCGGCTGGTGCGCTCGACGGTGGGCCGGGTGGTTCCGGGCCTCGCGGACAAGGTGGCGGACGTGGTGGACACGTTCGTGGGCGCCATGCGGCAGTTGCCCGGGCCTCGCCAGATGGTGGGCTTCTTCCTCTACACGCTCCTCTACTGGGGACTCAACGGCGCGGGCATGGCCGTGCTGTCGCGCGCGTTCGGCGCCTTGAGCCTGACGCTGTTCCAGGCCTACGTGCTCAACTGCGTGCTGGTGGTGGGCGTGATGATTCCCGCCGCGCCCGGCATGCTCGGCACCTTCCATGCCGCCATCAAGGTGGGCCTGTCGCTGTTCCTCCCCGCCTCGGTGGTCAACAGCAGCGGGCTGGCGTACGCGAACGTGCTGTGGCTGTGCCAGACGCTGCAGCAGGTGGGCTTCGGACTCCTGCTGATGAACGCGGGCCACCAGTCCTTCAAGGACCTCGCCGGCAAGCTGAACAAGGAGCAACAGGCCTCCTCGCTGCCCTCGGCCTGA
- a CDS encoding DNA gyrase inhibitor YacG, translating to MNVRECSICRKPVAPRAENPAFPFCSKRCRMVDLGRWLGEEYRVPDRQVDEQEDELPTDQHPDRTPGDA from the coding sequence ATGAATGTTCGAGAGTGTTCCATCTGTCGGAAGCCGGTCGCTCCGCGTGCCGAGAACCCGGCGTTTCCGTTCTGCTCCAAGCGCTGCCGCATGGTGGACCTGGGGCGCTGGCTCGGCGAGGAGTACCGGGTACCGGATCGTCAGGTGGACGAGCAGGAAGACGAGCTGCCGACGGATCAGCACCCGGATCGGACCCCTGGAGACGCTTGA
- a CDS encoding magnesium transporter — protein MDAPGEAHFLLQGDRLSRDFVSVGVEDTVAQALEKMRAAPGSNEIFYCYACDPAGRLVGVVPIRKLIRAAPDERIASLMFTRVVKLPVDAPDSLVEDFFVTYRFLAFPVVDAEGRIVGVVEVGNFVDTFSDTLFDEVEGRVRDEVFRFVGLPENEMKQTRPVSMALRRFPWLLVNIGGGFLAATVSRLFEQTVERLVVVAAFIPMVLVLSESLGVQTTAVSAAMIANQRVDVPQMRREVLGTSLAGMMAAGVVALLGSLYSPHLAFPFVLFIAITLSTSLAAGLGALLPFAFHRFRVDPHLASAPLVLAISDNVTLLTYFTLVTRLLG, from the coding sequence GTGGACGCTCCCGGAGAAGCGCACTTCCTCCTGCAAGGTGACCGGCTCTCCCGCGACTTCGTCTCGGTGGGGGTCGAGGACACCGTCGCCCAGGCGCTGGAGAAGATGCGCGCGGCGCCCGGCAGCAACGAGATCTTCTACTGCTACGCGTGCGATCCCGCGGGCCGCCTGGTGGGCGTGGTGCCCATCCGCAAGCTCATCCGCGCGGCACCCGACGAGCGCATCGCCTCGCTCATGTTCACCCGCGTGGTGAAGCTGCCGGTGGATGCGCCGGACTCGCTCGTGGAGGACTTCTTCGTCACCTACCGCTTCCTGGCCTTTCCGGTGGTGGACGCCGAGGGCCGCATCGTCGGCGTGGTGGAGGTGGGCAACTTCGTCGACACCTTCTCCGACACCCTCTTCGACGAGGTGGAGGGCCGCGTGCGCGACGAGGTGTTCCGCTTCGTCGGTCTGCCGGAGAACGAGATGAAGCAGACGCGCCCGGTGAGCATGGCCCTGCGGCGCTTTCCCTGGCTGCTCGTCAACATCGGCGGCGGCTTCCTCGCGGCCACCGTGTCGCGGCTCTTCGAGCAGACGGTGGAGCGGCTCGTCGTGGTGGCCGCCTTCATCCCCATGGTGCTCGTGCTCTCCGAGAGCCTGGGCGTGCAGACCACGGCCGTGTCCGCGGCGATGATCGCCAACCAGCGCGTGGACGTGCCCCAGATGCGCCGCGAGGTGCTCGGCACGAGCCTCGCCGGGATGATGGCCGCCGGGGTGGTGGCCCTGCTGGGCAGCCTCTACTCCCCCCACCTCGCCTTCCCCTTCGTGCTCTTCATCGCCATCACCCTCTCCACCTCGCTCGCCGCGGGGTTGGGCGCCCTCCTGCCCTTCGCCTTCCACCGCTTCCGGGTGGATCCGCACCTGGCCTCGGCGCCGCTGGTGCTCGCCATCTCCGACAACGTCACCCTGCTCACCTACTTCACCCTCGTCACGCGCCTGCTCGGCTAG
- a CDS encoding NAD(P)H-quinone oxidoreductase, with the protein MQVLRITRPGGPEVLEFEERPAPIPIGSELLVRVRATALNRADLLQMSGRYAAPPGVPADVAGIEYAGEVLAVGPAVRRFQVGDRVMGLVGGGAFSEQLVTHEREAMHVPTPLDFTQAAALPEAYLTAFDALVLQGGLRMGESVLIHAVASGVGSAAAQLCRAMGARAFGTGRNAQKLARATEWGVEKTVLCDTQPPRFADTVKEATGGRGVDLALDLVGGDYLPETLRAMALQGRVLLVGLVAGRRAEVDLEGVLARRLHITGTVLRSRPPEEKMALVQAAERSLLPLFHSKALTPVVDAICPMKQAREAFTRMANNETVGKLVLHWE; encoded by the coding sequence ATGCAGGTCCTTCGCATCACCCGTCCTGGCGGCCCCGAGGTGCTCGAGTTCGAGGAACGCCCCGCGCCCATCCCCATCGGCTCGGAGCTGCTCGTGCGCGTGCGCGCCACGGCGCTCAACCGCGCCGATCTGCTGCAGATGAGCGGCAGGTACGCCGCGCCGCCGGGCGTCCCCGCGGACGTGGCGGGCATCGAGTACGCGGGCGAGGTGTTGGCCGTGGGCCCGGCGGTGCGCCGCTTCCAGGTGGGCGACCGGGTGATGGGGCTGGTGGGCGGCGGGGCCTTCTCCGAGCAGCTCGTCACCCACGAGCGCGAGGCCATGCACGTGCCCACCCCGCTCGACTTCACCCAGGCCGCGGCGCTGCCCGAGGCGTACCTCACCGCCTTCGACGCGCTCGTGCTCCAGGGCGGCCTGCGCATGGGCGAGTCCGTGCTCATCCACGCCGTGGCCAGTGGCGTGGGCTCGGCGGCGGCGCAGCTCTGCCGCGCCATGGGGGCACGGGCGTTCGGCACGGGGCGCAACGCCCAGAAGCTCGCGCGCGCCACCGAGTGGGGCGTGGAGAAGACGGTGCTGTGTGACACCCAGCCCCCGCGCTTCGCGGACACCGTGAAGGAGGCCACGGGCGGACGCGGCGTGGACCTGGCGTTGGATCTGGTGGGTGGGGATTACCTGCCGGAGACGCTGCGCGCCATGGCCCTCCAGGGCCGGGTGCTGCTGGTGGGACTCGTGGCGGGCCGGCGGGCGGAAGTGGACCTGGAGGGGGTCCTCGCCCGCCGGCTGCACATCACGGGCACGGTGCTGCGCAGCCGCCCGCCCGAGGAGAAGATGGCGCTCGTCCAGGCCGCCGAGCGCAGCCTCCTGCCCCTGTTCCACTCGAAGGCGCTCACCCCCGTGGTGGATGCCATCTGCCCCATGAAGCAGGCGCGCGAGGCTTTCACGCGCATGGCGAACAACGAGACGGTGGGCAAGCTCGTGCTGCACTGGGAGTGA
- a CDS encoding aquaporin: MNRPRRLVVEALGCGLLVVALEGAHHGAEHLGVSATDGRLFMSLATGAVLACLTLVLRPFSGAHFNPALTFADALEDGTPWKDVPLYVLAQFSGGLAGRLIAHLMCGEPLLLTALVPAATSAHFLTELVSTFGLLIVVRGCARNRPSATPFAVAAYVATTVWFTDSRSLANPALVLARAASSQTSAVHPLDVETLVVSQLLGAALAVCLFRWLQRPARASPPGPWTIICLSPQEGVAELAASLLNGLAAPARVQAIASPSHEELLEAQASERQAATLVLRLVPAGASPDAALLGEVWQLPPLELRAVLRGRLQRFLRERGWLRLYAVGDPFAPRPGDTR, encoded by the coding sequence GTGAACAGACCCCGCCGCCTCGTGGTCGAGGCGCTGGGCTGTGGACTGCTGGTGGTGGCACTGGAGGGGGCCCACCATGGCGCCGAGCACCTGGGCGTGAGCGCCACGGACGGGCGGCTCTTCATGTCGCTGGCGACGGGCGCGGTGCTCGCGTGCCTCACGCTGGTGCTGCGGCCCTTCTCGGGCGCCCACTTCAACCCCGCCCTCACCTTCGCCGACGCGCTGGAGGATGGCACCCCCTGGAAGGACGTCCCCCTCTACGTGCTCGCCCAGTTCTCGGGAGGACTGGCGGGCCGGTTGATCGCCCACCTCATGTGCGGCGAGCCCCTGCTGCTCACCGCCCTCGTGCCCGCCGCCACCTCGGCGCACTTCCTCACGGAGCTCGTCTCCACCTTCGGGCTGCTCATCGTGGTGCGCGGGTGCGCGCGCAACCGCCCCTCGGCCACGCCCTTCGCGGTGGCCGCCTACGTGGCCACCACCGTGTGGTTCACCGACTCGCGTTCCCTGGCCAACCCCGCCCTCGTCCTCGCGCGCGCGGCGAGCAGCCAGACGAGCGCCGTGCACCCGCTCGACGTGGAGACCCTCGTCGTCTCGCAACTGCTGGGCGCGGCGCTCGCGGTCTGCCTCTTCCGCTGGCTCCAGCGGCCCGCCCGCGCCTCGCCGCCGGGACCCTGGACGATCATCTGCCTGTCTCCCCAGGAGGGCGTCGCCGAGCTCGCGGCCTCCCTGCTCAACGGGCTCGCGGCGCCGGCGCGCGTCCAGGCCATCGCCTCTCCTTCCCACGAAGAGCTCCTGGAGGCCCAGGCCTCCGAGCGCCAGGCGGCGACGCTCGTGCTGCGGCTCGTTCCGGCGGGGGCCTCACCGGACGCGGCCCTGCTCGGAGAAGTCTGGCAACTGCCCCCGCTCGAGCTACGCGCGGTGCTGCGCGGACGGCTCCAGCGCTTCCTGCGCGAGCGCGGCTGGTTGCGCCTGTACGCCGTCGGAGACCCCTTCGCTCCGAGGCCCGGGGACACCCGCTGA
- the dusA gene encoding tRNA dihydrouridine(20/20a) synthase DusA produces the protein MTARPPASTVPSHRLSVAPMMDWTDRHDRYFLRLLSKRTRLYTEMVTTGAILFGDKPRHLDFSQEEHPLALQLGGSDPAQLAECVRIAEQWGYDEVNLNVGCPSDRVQNGMFGACLMAKPDLVARCVEAMRGATRLPVTVKHRLGIDDLDSYELLTQFVRTVSGAGCDTFIVHARKAFLQGLSPKENREIPPLRYEWVRQLKTDFPHLTISLNGGVKSLEEARAHLEWADGVMIGREAYQNPYLLALADSTIFGETAPAPTRRQVVEALQPYVEELLARGEYLSRVTRHILGLFAGLPGARGWRRVLSERGTRPGAGLEVLRDALAQVPAHVLDSPATPPSAGVPGPRSEGVSDGVQAQPAALAQEALEPSAQHRA, from the coding sequence ATGACCGCCCGCCCGCCCGCGTCCACCGTGCCGAGCCACCGACTCTCCGTCGCGCCGATGATGGATTGGACCGATCGGCATGACCGCTACTTCCTGCGCCTCCTCTCCAAGCGCACGCGGCTGTACACCGAGATGGTCACCACGGGCGCCATCCTGTTCGGCGACAAGCCCCGGCACCTGGACTTCTCCCAGGAGGAGCACCCGCTGGCCTTGCAGCTCGGCGGCAGCGACCCGGCCCAGCTCGCCGAGTGCGTCCGCATCGCCGAGCAGTGGGGCTATGACGAGGTGAACCTCAACGTCGGCTGCCCCTCGGATCGCGTGCAGAACGGGATGTTCGGCGCGTGCCTCATGGCGAAGCCGGACCTCGTGGCCCGCTGCGTCGAGGCCATGCGCGGCGCGACCCGCCTGCCCGTCACCGTCAAGCACCGCCTGGGCATCGATGATCTCGACTCGTACGAGCTGCTGACCCAATTCGTGCGCACGGTGAGCGGGGCGGGGTGCGACACCTTCATCGTGCACGCGCGCAAGGCCTTCCTCCAGGGGCTCAGCCCCAAGGAGAACCGGGAGATTCCCCCGCTGCGCTACGAGTGGGTGCGCCAGCTCAAGACGGACTTCCCCCACCTGACGATCTCCCTCAACGGGGGCGTGAAGTCCCTGGAGGAGGCCCGGGCGCACCTGGAGTGGGCCGATGGGGTGATGATCGGCCGCGAGGCGTATCAGAACCCCTACCTCCTCGCCCTGGCGGACTCGACGATCTTCGGCGAGACGGCTCCCGCGCCCACGCGGCGCCAGGTGGTCGAGGCCCTCCAGCCCTATGTGGAGGAGCTGCTCGCGCGGGGCGAGTACCTGTCACGCGTCACGCGCCACATCCTGGGGTTGTTCGCGGGGCTGCCCGGAGCGAGGGGTTGGCGGCGGGTGCTGAGCGAGCGCGGCACCAGGCCCGGCGCGGGCCTGGAGGTGCTGCGGGATGCGCTCGCGCAGGTGCCGGCCCACGTCCTGGACTCGCCCGCCACGCCCCCGTCAGCGGGTGTCCCCGGGCCTCGGAGCGAAGGGGTCTCCGACGGCGTACAGGCGCAACCAGCCGCGCTCGCGCAGGAAGCGCTGGAGCCGTCCGCGCAGCACCGCGCGTAG